From the Candidatus Auribacterota bacterium genome, the window AATCGTCCGCACGATCTCGCCGGACGAATAATCAGAGAAAAATGTTATCGCCTCCTCTTCTCCCGCGCCGAGCCACCGGTCGCCGTCGCGGGCCTTGATTCGCGCGGCGATCTCTTTCACGTATTCCCCGCGGTATCCGTCGTCAGGGATTTCCACCTTCTGGCCGAAGAGCTCCCGGTATCGCTGCAGCGCCGAGAAACCGAGCGTGCGGACCTGCTTCCCCTTGTCGTTCAAGTAGTACTCCCTCGCCACGCTGCATCCCGCCCGGGTGAGTATCCGCGCCAGACTATCGCCGACAGCAGCCTGCCGCCCGTGAGCAACGGTGAGGGGTCCCGTGGGGTTGGCACTGACATACTCGATCAGCACCGTATGCGGCCGTTCTGGGCGGACGCCGCCATAGTCGTCGCGCTCCTGTAGGATCACCTTGAGCTGCTCATGCAGCAGCGATGGGGACAGGAAGATATTTAAGAAACCGGCTCCCGCGACCTCGATCTTTTCGCAAACTTCGGGATGAAAATCGGTTCGCTCCATGAGGCGATCGGCAATCTGCTGAGCGATATCCCGCGGCCCTGCCCCCTTCTCTTTCGCGAGGAGGAGCGCGATATTTGTCGAGAGATCGCCATGCCCCGTGCGGCGCGGCTTCTGGAGGATGAGGGGGGGGAGCCGGCCTCCCGCAACGTCGCGGCAGGCCTCACGCAATGCATTCTCAACCCGAGTTCTCAGTGACGTTCCCATATATCGCACGAGAGCAATCGAGTGCTACTTTCCTTCGGCTTTGGGCTTTTGGCTTGTAACTGTTTTTGCGTCTCCCCATAGGCGCTCGATATGGTAGTACCGTCTGGCATCATCGTGGAAGACGTGGACGATGACATCAGTGAAGTCGAGCACAATCCAGTAACCGTCAGCCCATCCCTCGCTGTGCCAGCAGCGCGCGCCATCCGCGCCCGTCTCATCCACGATAGATTCCGCGATCGCCCTCACGTGTCTCGTTGAAGCGCCGCTGCAAATGACAAAGTAATCGGCGATGGATGAGATCGCTCTCATGTCCAGCACCAGGATGTTCTCCGCCTTTTTCTCAGCGGCCTCCCTGGCGCAGGCCAATGCGAGCCTCTTGCCTCCCGGCACATTCTTCAGCGCAGTTTTTCGCATTGCTCCTTCTCGGTCCCCCTCCCGTGCCTGTCATGCGACACGTAGAGACTGTGCTCAATGACGTATTGCTCCACCGCATCCGGGACCAGATACCTGATGCTCTCCCCGGATTGTCGCCTCCGGCGTATCTCTGTTGACGATATGTCGATGAGCGGCGTCTCCATGACGTGGCGCTTGAGATCGGAGATCTCTTCCCGGGTGCATAATCCATCCTGAGATGGCCAGGAGCTCAGGTCGCACCCGGGGCGAACCGCGGTGACCACCGTACAGAGTGACAACAACCTTTTATACTCCCGCCATGCCGCGAGCTCGATCAGACTGTCCGCGCCCACGAGAAAGTAGAATTCCGTCCCGGGACCGTACTGTAATTTAAGGGAGGTGACTGTGTCCACCGAGTACGAGACGCCGCCGCGCGTCAACTCAATGTCGCACGCCCTGAATCGCGGGTTCCCCTCGATCGCGAGCTCGACCATCCGGAAGCGGCGCCCCCCCGGGGTGAGGTTCACCGCATCTTTATGGGGCGGCGTATTGCATGGGATGAAGAGCACCGAATCCAGCGTCAGGCGCTCCGAAATCTGCTCGGCGATGATCAGGTGGCCGATATGGACCGGATCAAAGCTGCCCCCCAGTATTCCGATCTTTCTAATCACTCGCTTCCCCATACTGACACGCTGCCTTCACCATGAGTCCGCCATACCATCAACGAAACGGCGAGTCGGTGAGTTTATAGCTTCGCCGATTCGCCCCTCGCCGTTTCGATTATTCTCGCGTCTGCCCCGTTCCTCTCACGACATACTTATAGATGGTGAGCTCGGGGAGAGCCATGGGTCCACGGGCGTGGATCCGGTCAGTGCTGATGCCGATCTCCGCCCCCATCCCGAACTGACCGCCGTCATTGAAGCGCGTTGACGCGTTCCAGAAGACCGCTGATGAATCCACCTCTCTGAGGAACCGCTCGGCTGCCTCGTTGTCAGATGTGACAATCGCGTCAGAATGCT encodes:
- the rsfS gene encoding ribosome silencing factor; translated protein: MRKTALKNVPGGKRLALACAREAAEKKAENILVLDMRAISSIADYFVICSGASTRHVRAIAESIVDETGADGARCWHSEGWADGYWIVLDFTDVIVHVFHDDARRYYHIERLWGDAKTVTSQKPKAEGK
- the nadD gene encoding nicotinate-nucleotide adenylyltransferase encodes the protein MIRKIGILGGSFDPVHIGHLIIAEQISERLTLDSVLFIPCNTPPHKDAVNLTPGGRRFRMVELAIEGNPRFRACDIELTRGGVSYSVDTVTSLKLQYGPGTEFYFLVGADSLIELAAWREYKRLLSLCTVVTAVRPGCDLSSWPSQDGLCTREEISDLKRHVMETPLIDISSTEIRRRRQSGESIRYLVPDAVEQYVIEHSLYVSHDRHGRGTEKEQCEKLR